A stretch of DNA from Serinibacter arcticus:
GGCGTGTCCCGGCAGACGGTGACGCGGGCGATCAACGACATGGCCGACGTCAGCCCGACGACCAGGGCGCGCGTGCTGGCGGCAGCTGCGGACCTGAACTACCGGCCCAACCGCGCTGCTCAGAGCATGGTCCAGGGCCGTTCCACCACGATCGGACTCGTGCTGGACGACCTGAGCAACCCCTACTTCGCCGAGCTCGCCTCCGCCTTCACCCGGGTCGCGGCCGACCGGGAGTGGAGCGTCATGCTCTGCGACCTCGGTGCCGATCCCGAGAGGGCCCGCAAGCAGCTCGCGTCGATCGTCTCCCGAGTCGACGCGCTGGCCATGACGGGCTGCCGCTCCGGCACCATGGCGCTGCTCCCCGACTCCCTCGCGAAGCAGAACGGCTTCGGACTGCCGGTGATCATGCTCGACGGGCCTGCGGACCCACGGCTGAGCGCGAGGGTCCTGATCGATGCCACCGCCGGCGTGACCGCTGCGCTCGACCATCTGGTCCGGGGCGGACGTCGGAGGATCGCGTTCATCGACTCCGATCTTGGAACCGACCACCGGCGCGGCATCTACCTCGACTACCTGCAGCAGCGCGACCTCGGGTGGAACGAGAACCCCGTCGTCTCGGCGGATGAGTCCCTCGAGGGTGGTATCCAGGCGGCCGAGCTCCTCGTGGGGCGGATGCCCGACGCCGACGCGATCCTCGTCTACAACGACATCATGGCGATCGGGGTGCTCAAGACGCTGGTGCGCCTGGGGGTCGCGGTGCCGGAGGACGTGGCCGTGATCGGGATGGACGGCCTCGAGATCGGACGGCACGTCACCCCGGAGCTCACCTCGGTGTCGATCGACAAGGTGGCCGTGGCCGAGGCGACCGTGGAGCTGCTGGAGCGGGTGCTGTCCGGATCAGGAGCGATGCCGCCGGACGATGCGGTCATCCATCCCGAGCTGCTCGTCCGCGGCTCCTCCTAGGACCCGGGACGGGCAGCGGTCCGAGCCGGGGTGGCCTCGTCGGGGCGTCACCCCGGGGTCGACGGCGGAGGGCCTCGCCCGGCGGCGCGTCAGGTCGCGCGACGAGACGTCCCGGGCTCGCCCGTCTCGGTGGGGGTCGCCGCGTCGGTGACGTCCTCGACGGCGACGGTCTCGTGGTCATCCTCGTCGTCGTGCTCCTTCTCGTCGCCGTGGTGGCCCACGTGGACGCGCTCCTCACGCTTCTGCCGCGCGAACCTCGCGGGCGTCGACGGCCCGTCCCACACCGTGATGGCGCCCCAGATCGCCGCGGCGATCGGCACGGCGAGCACGGCGCCAGTGATGCCCGCGGTCACGGTGCCCGCCGTCAGCGCGACGAGGATGACCAGCGGGTGCAGGCGCAGCGACCGCGCCATGATGACGGGCTGGAGGAGGTTGCCCTCGAGCTGGTTCACGCCGACGACGATGATGATGACGATGATCGCCGACCCGAGGCCGTCGGTCACCAGTGCGACGAGTGCCGCGAGCGTGCCGGCCAGCGTGGCGCCGACCAGCGGGATGAACGCCAGCAGGAAGGTCAGCACCGCCAGCGGGAGTGCGAGCGGCACGCCGAGGATCGCGAGACCGATGCCGATGCCGACCGCATCGACGGCGGCGACGATCGCCGTCCCGCGCACGTACCCGCCGAGCGTCTGGACCGTCTTGCCGCCGACGCGGCGACCGCGTTCGTAGGACTCGCCCTCGAACGGGCGCAGCAGGAACTCCCAGATGCGGGGTCCGTCCTTGAGGAAGAAGAACAGCACGACGATCACGAGCACGAGGCCGGTGACGAAGTTCGCGGTGGCGGAGACACCCGCCATCACGCCCGAGGAGAATCCGTCGGAGGACAGCAGGCCCGTCAGCGTGGACTGGATCTCGTCGATCTGCGCGTCGCTGATCTCGAACGGCAGGCCCGTGAGCTGGTCCTGGAGAGCCGCGATGCCGTCGACGGCGGAGTCCACGAGATCGCTCCACTGCCGCGCCACGGTCTCCACGACGCCCCACACGATGGCCGACAGCAGCGCGAGGAGCCCCAGCAACGAGGTCCAGGTGGCCAGCATCGAGGGCCACCCCTTCTCGCGCAGCCACCGCACGAGCGGCGAGATCGCCGAGGCGAGCACCAGTGCGATGAGCACCGGGATGACCACCAGGGTCAGCTGCGTGACCAGGAGGCCGAAGCCCGCGACCAGCGCGAGGATCGCCAGCCACTGCACGGCACGCGTGCCGACCGTGCCCACGCCGTCGGACCACAGCCGGCCGACGCCGGAGCGCGACCCGTCCGCGGTGGTGGGGCGGCGACGAGCAGGGGTGGTCACGATCAGTACCTCCGTCAGGGCGTCGCCCGGACGGCGACGACAGGGGACGTGCGCGATCGCGCGACGTCCCGAGGGTCCATTGAACGCCATGGGACGGCCGGGACGCTGATCTCGCACCACCGGGCGCAGGGCGGAACGCCGGACCGAGACGCTGTCGGCAGTCGCGGGGGCCGACGTTTCGTCGGCGTCACATCTTCGTGACGTCTGGGCGGAACCCCTTGTTGTGCAACCGTTTGCATGCAAGCGTCCCGTGCACTCGCCCCACAGAGAGGTGCACAGCACATGGGTGTTCTGGACTGGGCCGTCGTCGGCCTCTACATGCTCGTCATGGTCGGAATCGGGATCTGGTCGAAAAAGAAGATCACCGACGCCTCGGACTTCTACGTCGCCGGCGGCAAGCTGCCGGCCTGGCTGGTGGGGATCTCCCACCACATGTCCGGCTACTCCGCGGCCGTCTTCGTCGGCTATGCGGCGCTCGCCTACACCACCGGATTCGCGGTCTACGTCTGGTGGGCCCTGAGCATCACCGTCGCCTGCGCGGTCGGCGCCTGGCTGTTCGCCCCGCGCTGGCCGCGGCTGCGGCAGCGGCTCGGCATCATCTCCCCGCTGGAGTACCTCGCCACACGCTTCGACGTCCCCACCGAGCAGCTGCTGGCGTGGTCGGGCGCCGCCCTGAAGATCTTCGACGTGGCCGCCAAGTGGGTGGCAAGTGCGATCCTGCTGCAGGTCTTCACCGGCCTCCCGATGATCTGGGGGATCCTCGTGGTCGGGGGCGTGACGATGATCTACTGCACGATCGGTGGCATCTGGGCGGACGTCATGACCGACCTCGGCCAGTTCCTCATCCAGCTCGTCGCGGCGGTGGCCATGTTCGGCATCGTCATCGTCCAGCTGGACGGCGTGAGCTCCCTCTGGACGATGTGGGACCAGCTGCCCGCCGGTCACGCGTCGCCGTTCAACAACGACCTCACCGTCGGCTTCTTCCTGGCCTACTGCCTCATCTCGACGCTCTCGTACAACGGCGGCACCTGGAACCTGGCGATGCGGATGATCGCGACGAAGAGCGGCCGGGAGGCTCGCCGCTCGATGCTCTACTCGGGCGCGCTCTACCTCGTCTGGCCGCTCGTGCTCTTCGTGCCGATGTGGGCCGCACCGATCTTCTTCCCCAACCTCGCCAACCCCGAGGAGTCCTACGCGTTGATGGCGCAGGAGTTCCTGCCGCCGGGTCTCGTCGGGCTCGTTCTCGCCGGGATGTTCGCGCACACGATGTCGATGACGGGGTCGGACGCCAACGCGATCTCCTCCGTGGTCGTCCGGGACATCATCCCGACCCTGCGGCGGGACAGGTCGTTCCTGCCGCAGCGCCGGGAGCTCTTCATGGCGCGGCTGACGACGTTCCTGTTCATCGTGCTGTCCATGGGCATCGCCCTGGCCTCGGACAGCTTCGGAGGGGTGCTCGGACTCCTGATCCTGTGGTTCGGCGCCCTGGTCGGCCCGATCGCCGTGCCGATGCTGCTCGGTCTGCTCCCGGCCTTCCGACGGTCCGGATCGGCCGCCGCGATCACGTCGTGGGCCGTCGGGCTCGTGGTGTTCGCGGTCAACCGCTACGTGCTGACCGATCAGATCGCCGGGCTCGGCTCGGCGAACGCCCAGGTGGTCTCCGTGGCTGCGCCCGTCACCGCCTCGATCATCGTGTTCGTGCTGTACGGCGTCATCCGGCCCGATGTGCGCCCCGAGGTCGACGAGCTCGTCGAGGCGCTCGGTCGCGAGGACGGACACGATGAGGCGCGCGCCGCAGCGACGAACCGTCGTGACGACCCGACCACCACGGCCGGCGCCGTCCGCGGCGAGGCGGCGCCGTGAGCACGACGGTCAGGGAGCACCTGCAGCACGACGTGCTCGCCTGGTGGGAGCGCCACGGCGTCGACGACGACCGCGGCGGGGTTCGCACCTGCCTCGCCGGAGACGGCCGGGTGCTGACCGAGGACCGCTACACCTGGTCCCAGGGTCGGTGGGCGTGGCTCGCGGCCCTGGTCGCCGACGAGATCGACGCCGGCCGGCTGACCGGTGACGCCGAGCGGTGGCGGGAGCGGTCACGCGCCACGGCGGACGTGCTCGTGTCGCGGGCCCTGCTCGCCACCGGCACGACGGCGTTCCAGCTCACGGTCGACGCCGTTCCCGTGCCGCAGGCCGGGGGGCGGATCGACTCCAGCGTGTTCGCCGACCTGTTCGCGGTGCTCGGCCTCGCCGGTGCCGTGCGAGCGGGGGCGACGCAGCACCTGGCGGTCGCCGAGCGGGTGCTGCTCGAGGCCGAGGCCGCGATCGGCGCGCGCACGGCTCCGACCGAGCCCTATCCGGTGCCGACCGGCTACCGCGACCTCGCCGGACCGATGACGCTGCTGCACACCGCCGCGGAGCTCCGGCGCGCCGGCGGGGGAGACGCGGTCCGCGGTGTCCTGCTGCGGGCCGCGGCGGACCTCGTCGGCCCGCACGGACTCCTCGGCGTCGGACGCTGGTGGGAGATGCGGCCGGACGACCGTGGCGACGACGACGACGGTGGCGACACCGACACCCTGATCGCCCGGCACGTCACACCGGGGCACCTCCTCGAGTGCCTGTGGATGCTCGAGCACGCC
This window harbors:
- a CDS encoding AGE family epimerase/isomerase, producing MSTTVREHLQHDVLAWWERHGVDDDRGGVRTCLAGDGRVLTEDRYTWSQGRWAWLAALVADEIDAGRLTGDAERWRERSRATADVLVSRALLATGTTAFQLTVDAVPVPQAGGRIDSSVFADLFAVLGLAGAVRAGATQHLAVAERVLLEAEAAIGARTAPTEPYPVPTGYRDLAGPMTLLHTAAELRRAGGGDAVRGVLLRAAADLVGPHGLLGVGRWWEMRPDDRGDDDDGGDTDTLIARHVTPGHLLECLWMLEHAAREEPAIAAEASLLEHLALRALETGWDAENGGLLRYTDRDGGPPRGRSLGEDRYERLVTDTWDTKLWWVHAEAMYTTALLARRCDSPVLADWYDRVADWSLRTFPAPDGQEWTQIRDRSGDPLDAVVALPVKDPLHVARSLILLGHVRPDAVMPTAPPGVTPDATPTPSHREVSA
- a CDS encoding AI-2E family transporter; this translates as MTTPARRRPTTADGSRSGVGRLWSDGVGTVGTRAVQWLAILALVAGFGLLVTQLTLVVIPVLIALVLASAISPLVRWLREKGWPSMLATWTSLLGLLALLSAIVWGVVETVARQWSDLVDSAVDGIAALQDQLTGLPFEISDAQIDEIQSTLTGLLSSDGFSSGVMAGVSATANFVTGLVLVIVVLFFFLKDGPRIWEFLLRPFEGESYERGRRVGGKTVQTLGGYVRGTAIVAAVDAVGIGIGLAILGVPLALPLAVLTFLLAFIPLVGATLAGTLAALVALVTDGLGSAIIVIIIVVGVNQLEGNLLQPVIMARSLRLHPLVILVALTAGTVTAGITGAVLAVPIAAAIWGAITVWDGPSTPARFARQKREERVHVGHHGDEKEHDDEDDHETVAVEDVTDAATPTETGEPGTSRRAT
- a CDS encoding LacI family DNA-binding transcriptional regulator, with translation MTTTRGAATILDVAALAGVSRQTVTRAINDMADVSPTTRARVLAAAADLNYRPNRAAQSMVQGRSTTIGLVLDDLSNPYFAELASAFTRVAADREWSVMLCDLGADPERARKQLASIVSRVDALAMTGCRSGTMALLPDSLAKQNGFGLPVIMLDGPADPRLSARVLIDATAGVTAALDHLVRGGRRRIAFIDSDLGTDHRRGIYLDYLQQRDLGWNENPVVSADESLEGGIQAAELLVGRMPDADAILVYNDIMAIGVLKTLVRLGVAVPEDVAVIGMDGLEIGRHVTPELTSVSIDKVAVAEATVELLERVLSGSGAMPPDDAVIHPELLVRGSS
- a CDS encoding sodium:solute symporter family protein; protein product: MGVLDWAVVGLYMLVMVGIGIWSKKKITDASDFYVAGGKLPAWLVGISHHMSGYSAAVFVGYAALAYTTGFAVYVWWALSITVACAVGAWLFAPRWPRLRQRLGIISPLEYLATRFDVPTEQLLAWSGAALKIFDVAAKWVASAILLQVFTGLPMIWGILVVGGVTMIYCTIGGIWADVMTDLGQFLIQLVAAVAMFGIVIVQLDGVSSLWTMWDQLPAGHASPFNNDLTVGFFLAYCLISTLSYNGGTWNLAMRMIATKSGREARRSMLYSGALYLVWPLVLFVPMWAAPIFFPNLANPEESYALMAQEFLPPGLVGLVLAGMFAHTMSMTGSDANAISSVVVRDIIPTLRRDRSFLPQRRELFMARLTTFLFIVLSMGIALASDSFGGVLGLLILWFGALVGPIAVPMLLGLLPAFRRSGSAAAITSWAVGLVVFAVNRYVLTDQIAGLGSANAQVVSVAAPVTASIIVFVLYGVIRPDVRPEVDELVEALGREDGHDEARAAATNRRDDPTTTAGAVRGEAAP